One Clupea harengus chromosome 12, Ch_v2.0.2, whole genome shotgun sequence DNA segment encodes these proteins:
- the grin1a gene encoding glutamate receptor ionotropic, NMDA 1a isoform X1, whose amino-acid sequence MRLFLLAVFFSCSCVRGGCEPKIVNIGAVLSQKRYEQVFKDAVTQANQVWGRDKFKLTAISVTHKPNAIQMALSVCEDLISSQVYAILVSHPPQSNDHLTPTPVSYTAGFYRIPVVGLTTRMSIYSDKSIHLSFLRTVPPYSHQAHVWFDMMREFHWNHIILIVSDDHEGRAAQKRLETLLEERETKNKKRNYENLDQLSYDNKRGPKAEKVLQFSQETNLTALLLEAKELEARVIILSASEEEAASVYKAARFLNMTGSGYVWLVGEREMSGKALSEAPDGLIGLQLINGKNESAHINDAVAVVAQSIQELFEKENITEPPRGCVGNTNIWKTGPLFKRVLMSSKYPEGLTGRVEFNDDGDRKFAHYSILNYQKSRLIQVGIYNGTQVVLNKQRKIIWPGGQTDTPRGFQMSTRLKIVTIHQEPFVYVKPTSLEGTCDEEYTPNGVLIKKVICTGPNETIPGNITGRPIVPQCCYGFCVDLLIKLAMTMNFTYEVHLVADGKFGTQERVNNSNKKEWNGMMGELLGGLADMIVAPLTINNERAQYIEFSKPFKYQGLTILVKKEIPRSTLDSFMQPFQSTLWLLVGLSVHVVAVMLYLLDRFSPFGRFKVNSEEEEEDALTLSSAMWFSWGVLLNSGIGEGAPRSFSARILGMVWAGFAMIIVASYTANLAAFLVLDRPEERITGINDPRLRNPSDKFIYATVKQSSVDIYFRRQVELSTMYRHMEKHNYESAAEAIQAVRDNKLHAFIWDSAVLEFEASQKCDLVTTGELFFRSGFGIGMRKDSPWKQNVSLAILSSHENGFMEDLDKTWVRYQECDSRSNAPATLTFENMAGVFMLVAGGIAAGIFLIFIEIAYKRHKDARRKQMQLAFTAVNVWRKNLQDKEPSGSQVLGGAATPSLPSSSVETQDDRQSGRAEPEPKEKASFRSISTSLASSIKRRRASKDTQYPPTDITGQLNLSDPSVSTVV is encoded by the exons ATGCGTCTGTTTCTGCTAGCCGTTTTCTTCTCGTGCTCCTGTGTGCGGGGCGGCTGCGAACCAAAGATTGTGAACATCGGAGCCGTGCTCAGCCAAAAACGGTATGAGCAGGTGTTCAAGGATGCGGTCACGCAAGCTAACCAGGTCTGGGGCAGGGACAAATTCAAGCTGACTGCAATCTCTGTCACCCACAAACCCAATGCGATTCAAATGGCGCTTTCCGTCTGTGAGGACCTCATATCAAGCCAG GTGTACGCCATCCTGGTGAGTCATCCTCCACAGTCCAATGACCACCTCACCCCGACGCCCGTCTCCTACACGGCCGGCTTCTACCGCATCCCCGTGGTGGGCCTCACCACTCGCATGTCCATCTACTCCGACAAG AGCATCCATCTGTCATTCTTGCGAACTGTACCTCCCTATTCCCATCAAGCTCACGTTTGGTTTGACATGATGCGCGAGTTCCACTGGAATCACATCATCCTGATCGTCAGCGATGACCATGAGGGCCGAGCTGCCCAGAAGAGGCTAGAGACTCTGCTCGAGGAGCGTGAGACCAAG aataaaaaaaggaaCTATGAAAACCTCGACCAACTGTCCTATGACAACAAGCGAGGACCAAAG GCAGAGAAAGTCCTCCAATTCAGCCAGGAGACTAACTTAACTGCTCTGCTGCTGGAGGCCAAAGAACTGGAGGCACGTGTCATCATCCTGTCAGCCAG CGAAGAGGAAGCCGCCTCAGTATACAAAGCTGCTCGCTTTCTGAACATGACGGGCTCTGGCTACGTTTGGTTGgtgggagagcgagagatgtcCGGTAAAGCACTAAGCGAAGCGCCAGACG GTCTCATTGGCCTGCAGCTGATCAACGGGAAGAATGAGTCGGCACACATCAACGATGCAGTTGCTGTGGTAGCACAGTCCATCCAGGAGCTGTTCGAGAAGGAGAACATCACGGAACCCCCGCGGGGATGTGTGGGCAACACCAACATCTGGAAGACAGGGCCACTCTTCAAAAG GGTGCTGATGTCATCAAAATACCCAGAAGGCCTCACAGGACGTGTGGAGTTTAATGATGATGGAGACCGGAAGTTTGCTCACTACAGTATCCTCAACTACCAGAAAAGCAGACTTATTCAAGTTGGCATTTACAATGGAACACAG GTGGTGTTGAACAAGCAGAGGAAGATCATATGGCccggaggacagacagacacacccaggGGTTTTCAAATGTCAACTCGACTAAAG ATAGTTACTATCCACCAGGAGCCTTTTGTGTATGTAAAACCCACCTCTCTGGAGGGAACATGCGACGAAGAGTATACACCTAATGGAGTCTTAATAAAAAAGGTGATCTGCACTGGGCCGAATGAGACCATCCCAGGTAACATAACAG GACGCCCAATTGTACCTCAGTGTTGCTATGGTTTCTGCGTTGACCTTCTGATTAAGCTGGCAATGACCATGAACTTTACCTATGAGGTGCACCTAGTAGCAGATGGTAAATTTGGAACACAGGAGAGG gtcaacaacagcaacaagaaAGAGTGGAATGGAATGATGGGTGAGCTTCTGGGTGGTCTGGCGGACATGATTGTTGCTCCGCTCACAATAAACAATGAACGAGCCCAGTATATAGAGTTCTCCAAGCCATTTAAATACCAGGGCCTCACCATCCTTGTCAAAAAG GAAATCCCTCGAAGTACGCTGGACTCGTTCATGCAGCCCTTTCAGAGCACACTGTGGCTGTTGGTGGGTCTATCGGTGCATGTGGTGGCGGTGATGCTTTACCTACTAGACCGGTTCAG CCCATTCGGAAGGTTTAAAGTAAAtagtgaagaggaagaagaagatgcCCTTACGTTATCATCAGCCATGTGGTTCTCCTGGGGAGTACTACTGAATTCTGGGATTGGAGAAG GTGCTCCCCGCAGCTTCTCCGCGCGAATCCTGGGCATGGTGTGGGCAGGCTTTGCCATGATCATTGTGGCATCGTACACAGCCAACCTGGCTGCCTTCCTAGTGCTGGATCGGCCTGAGGAGCGCATCACCGGCATCAATGACCCAAGG CTGAGGAACCCGTCGGACAAATTCATCTACGCCACAGTGAAACAGAGCTCGGTGGACATCTACTTTCGGCGGCAGGTGGAGCTTAGCACCATGTACCGCCACATGGAGAAGCACAACTATGAGAGCGCCGCCGAAGCCATCCAGGCTGTGCGGGACAA CAAGCTGCATGCTTTCATCTGGGACTCTGCGGTGCTGGAGTTTGAAGCCTCGCAGAAGTGCGACCTGGTGACCACGGGAGAGCTGTTTTTCCGTTCGGGCTTTGGCATAGGCATGCGCAAGGACAGCCCTTGGAAACAGAATGTGTCCCTGGCAATCCTCAG TTCCCATGAAAATGGCTTCATGGAAGACCTAGATAAAACCTGGGTGAGATACCAGGAGTGTGACTCTCGGAGCAATGCACCAGCCACACTCACCTTTGAGAATATGGCAG GCGTATTCATGTTGGTGGCTGGTGGCATTGCGGCGGGgatcttcctcatcttcatAGAGATCGCTTACAAGCGCCACAAAGACGCCCGCAGGAAGCAGATGCAGCTGGCCTTCACGGCCGTCAATGTGTGGAGGAAGAACCTGCAG GACAAGGAACCTTCTGGAAGTCAAGTTTTGGGGGGAGCTGCAACGCCATCTTTA CCCTCTTCCTCTGTAGAGACACAGGAT gatAGACAAAGTGGTAGAGCAGAGCCCGAGCCCAAAGAGAAAGCCTCTTTTAGGTCCATCAGTACGTCCCTGGCTTCCAGCATCAAGAGACGTAGGGCCTCCAAAGATACG
- the grin1a gene encoding glutamate receptor ionotropic, NMDA 1a isoform X3 encodes MRLFLLAVFFSCSCVRGGCEPKIVNIGAVLSQKRYEQVFKDAVTQANQVWGRDKFKLTAISVTHKPNAIQMALSVCEDLISSQVYAILVSHPPQSNDHLTPTPVSYTAGFYRIPVVGLTTRMSIYSDKSIHLSFLRTVPPYSHQAHVWFDMMREFHWNHIILIVSDDHEGRAAQKRLETLLEERETKNKKRNYENLDQLSYDNKRGPKAEKVLQFSQETNLTALLLEAKELEARVIILSASEEEAASVYKAARFLNMTGSGYVWLVGEREMSGKALSEAPDGLIGLQLINGKNESAHINDAVAVVAQSIQELFEKENITEPPRGCVGNTNIWKTGPLFKRVLMSSKYPEGLTGRVEFNDDGDRKFAHYSILNYQKSRLIQVGIYNGTQVVLNKQRKIIWPGGQTDTPRGFQMSTRLKIVTIHQEPFVYVKPTSLEGTCDEEYTPNGVLIKKVICTGPNETIPGRPIVPQCCYGFCVDLLIKLAMTMNFTYEVHLVADGKFGTQERVNNSNKKEWNGMMGELLGGLADMIVAPLTINNERAQYIEFSKPFKYQGLTILVKKEIPRSTLDSFMQPFQSTLWLLVGLSVHVVAVMLYLLDRFSPFGRFKVNSEEEEEDALTLSSAMWFSWGVLLNSGIGEGAPRSFSARILGMVWAGFAMIIVASYTANLAAFLVLDRPEERITGINDPRLRNPSDKFIYATVKQSSVDIYFRRQVELSTMYRHMEKHNYESAAEAIQAVRDNKLHAFIWDSAVLEFEASQKCDLVTTGELFFRSGFGIGMRKDSPWKQNVSLAILSSHENGFMEDLDKTWVRYQECDSRSNAPATLTFENMAGVFMLVAGGIAAGIFLIFIEIAYKRHKDARRKQMQLAFTAVNVWRKNLQDKEPSGSQVLGGAATPSLPSSSVETQDDRQSGRAEPEPKEKASFRSISTSLASSIKRRRASKDTQYPPTDITGQLNLSDPSVSTVV; translated from the exons ATGCGTCTGTTTCTGCTAGCCGTTTTCTTCTCGTGCTCCTGTGTGCGGGGCGGCTGCGAACCAAAGATTGTGAACATCGGAGCCGTGCTCAGCCAAAAACGGTATGAGCAGGTGTTCAAGGATGCGGTCACGCAAGCTAACCAGGTCTGGGGCAGGGACAAATTCAAGCTGACTGCAATCTCTGTCACCCACAAACCCAATGCGATTCAAATGGCGCTTTCCGTCTGTGAGGACCTCATATCAAGCCAG GTGTACGCCATCCTGGTGAGTCATCCTCCACAGTCCAATGACCACCTCACCCCGACGCCCGTCTCCTACACGGCCGGCTTCTACCGCATCCCCGTGGTGGGCCTCACCACTCGCATGTCCATCTACTCCGACAAG AGCATCCATCTGTCATTCTTGCGAACTGTACCTCCCTATTCCCATCAAGCTCACGTTTGGTTTGACATGATGCGCGAGTTCCACTGGAATCACATCATCCTGATCGTCAGCGATGACCATGAGGGCCGAGCTGCCCAGAAGAGGCTAGAGACTCTGCTCGAGGAGCGTGAGACCAAG aataaaaaaaggaaCTATGAAAACCTCGACCAACTGTCCTATGACAACAAGCGAGGACCAAAG GCAGAGAAAGTCCTCCAATTCAGCCAGGAGACTAACTTAACTGCTCTGCTGCTGGAGGCCAAAGAACTGGAGGCACGTGTCATCATCCTGTCAGCCAG CGAAGAGGAAGCCGCCTCAGTATACAAAGCTGCTCGCTTTCTGAACATGACGGGCTCTGGCTACGTTTGGTTGgtgggagagcgagagatgtcCGGTAAAGCACTAAGCGAAGCGCCAGACG GTCTCATTGGCCTGCAGCTGATCAACGGGAAGAATGAGTCGGCACACATCAACGATGCAGTTGCTGTGGTAGCACAGTCCATCCAGGAGCTGTTCGAGAAGGAGAACATCACGGAACCCCCGCGGGGATGTGTGGGCAACACCAACATCTGGAAGACAGGGCCACTCTTCAAAAG GGTGCTGATGTCATCAAAATACCCAGAAGGCCTCACAGGACGTGTGGAGTTTAATGATGATGGAGACCGGAAGTTTGCTCACTACAGTATCCTCAACTACCAGAAAAGCAGACTTATTCAAGTTGGCATTTACAATGGAACACAG GTGGTGTTGAACAAGCAGAGGAAGATCATATGGCccggaggacagacagacacacccaggGGTTTTCAAATGTCAACTCGACTAAAG ATAGTTACTATCCACCAGGAGCCTTTTGTGTATGTAAAACCCACCTCTCTGGAGGGAACATGCGACGAAGAGTATACACCTAATGGAGTCTTAATAAAAAAGGTGATCTGCACTGGGCCGAATGAGACCATCCCAG GACGCCCAATTGTACCTCAGTGTTGCTATGGTTTCTGCGTTGACCTTCTGATTAAGCTGGCAATGACCATGAACTTTACCTATGAGGTGCACCTAGTAGCAGATGGTAAATTTGGAACACAGGAGAGG gtcaacaacagcaacaagaaAGAGTGGAATGGAATGATGGGTGAGCTTCTGGGTGGTCTGGCGGACATGATTGTTGCTCCGCTCACAATAAACAATGAACGAGCCCAGTATATAGAGTTCTCCAAGCCATTTAAATACCAGGGCCTCACCATCCTTGTCAAAAAG GAAATCCCTCGAAGTACGCTGGACTCGTTCATGCAGCCCTTTCAGAGCACACTGTGGCTGTTGGTGGGTCTATCGGTGCATGTGGTGGCGGTGATGCTTTACCTACTAGACCGGTTCAG CCCATTCGGAAGGTTTAAAGTAAAtagtgaagaggaagaagaagatgcCCTTACGTTATCATCAGCCATGTGGTTCTCCTGGGGAGTACTACTGAATTCTGGGATTGGAGAAG GTGCTCCCCGCAGCTTCTCCGCGCGAATCCTGGGCATGGTGTGGGCAGGCTTTGCCATGATCATTGTGGCATCGTACACAGCCAACCTGGCTGCCTTCCTAGTGCTGGATCGGCCTGAGGAGCGCATCACCGGCATCAATGACCCAAGG CTGAGGAACCCGTCGGACAAATTCATCTACGCCACAGTGAAACAGAGCTCGGTGGACATCTACTTTCGGCGGCAGGTGGAGCTTAGCACCATGTACCGCCACATGGAGAAGCACAACTATGAGAGCGCCGCCGAAGCCATCCAGGCTGTGCGGGACAA CAAGCTGCATGCTTTCATCTGGGACTCTGCGGTGCTGGAGTTTGAAGCCTCGCAGAAGTGCGACCTGGTGACCACGGGAGAGCTGTTTTTCCGTTCGGGCTTTGGCATAGGCATGCGCAAGGACAGCCCTTGGAAACAGAATGTGTCCCTGGCAATCCTCAG TTCCCATGAAAATGGCTTCATGGAAGACCTAGATAAAACCTGGGTGAGATACCAGGAGTGTGACTCTCGGAGCAATGCACCAGCCACACTCACCTTTGAGAATATGGCAG GCGTATTCATGTTGGTGGCTGGTGGCATTGCGGCGGGgatcttcctcatcttcatAGAGATCGCTTACAAGCGCCACAAAGACGCCCGCAGGAAGCAGATGCAGCTGGCCTTCACGGCCGTCAATGTGTGGAGGAAGAACCTGCAG GACAAGGAACCTTCTGGAAGTCAAGTTTTGGGGGGAGCTGCAACGCCATCTTTA CCCTCTTCCTCTGTAGAGACACAGGAT gatAGACAAAGTGGTAGAGCAGAGCCCGAGCCCAAAGAGAAAGCCTCTTTTAGGTCCATCAGTACGTCCCTGGCTTCCAGCATCAAGAGACGTAGGGCCTCCAAAGATACG
- the grin1a gene encoding glutamate receptor ionotropic, NMDA 1a isoform X6, whose protein sequence is MRLFLLAVFFSCSCVRGGCEPKIVNIGAVLSQKRYEQVFKDAVTQANQVWGRDKFKLTAISVTHKPNAIQMALSVCEDLISSQVYAILVSHPPQSNDHLTPTPVSYTAGFYRIPVVGLTTRMSIYSDKSIHLSFLRTVPPYSHQAHVWFDMMREFHWNHIILIVSDDHEGRAAQKRLETLLEERETKAEKVLQFSQETNLTALLLEAKELEARVIILSASEEEAASVYKAARFLNMTGSGYVWLVGEREMSGKALSEAPDGLIGLQLINGKNESAHINDAVAVVAQSIQELFEKENITEPPRGCVGNTNIWKTGPLFKRVLMSSKYPEGLTGRVEFNDDGDRKFAHYSILNYQKSRLIQVGIYNGTQVVLNKQRKIIWPGGQTDTPRGFQMSTRLKIVTIHQEPFVYVKPTSLEGTCDEEYTPNGVLIKKVICTGPNETIPGRPIVPQCCYGFCVDLLIKLAMTMNFTYEVHLVADGKFGTQERVNNSNKKEWNGMMGELLGGLADMIVAPLTINNERAQYIEFSKPFKYQGLTILVKKEIPRSTLDSFMQPFQSTLWLLVGLSVHVVAVMLYLLDRFSPFGRFKVNSEEEEEDALTLSSAMWFSWGVLLNSGIGEGAPRSFSARILGMVWAGFAMIIVASYTANLAAFLVLDRPEERITGINDPRLRNPSDKFIYATVKQSSVDIYFRRQVELSTMYRHMEKHNYESAAEAIQAVRDNKLHAFIWDSAVLEFEASQKCDLVTTGELFFRSGFGIGMRKDSPWKQNVSLAILSSHENGFMEDLDKTWVRYQECDSRSNAPATLTFENMAGVFMLVAGGIAAGIFLIFIEIAYKRHKDARRKQMQLAFTAVNVWRKNLQDKEPSGSQVLGGAATPSLPSSSVETQDDRQSGRAEPEPKEKASFRSISTSLASSIKRRRASKDTQYPPTDITGQLNLSDPSVSTVV, encoded by the exons ATGCGTCTGTTTCTGCTAGCCGTTTTCTTCTCGTGCTCCTGTGTGCGGGGCGGCTGCGAACCAAAGATTGTGAACATCGGAGCCGTGCTCAGCCAAAAACGGTATGAGCAGGTGTTCAAGGATGCGGTCACGCAAGCTAACCAGGTCTGGGGCAGGGACAAATTCAAGCTGACTGCAATCTCTGTCACCCACAAACCCAATGCGATTCAAATGGCGCTTTCCGTCTGTGAGGACCTCATATCAAGCCAG GTGTACGCCATCCTGGTGAGTCATCCTCCACAGTCCAATGACCACCTCACCCCGACGCCCGTCTCCTACACGGCCGGCTTCTACCGCATCCCCGTGGTGGGCCTCACCACTCGCATGTCCATCTACTCCGACAAG AGCATCCATCTGTCATTCTTGCGAACTGTACCTCCCTATTCCCATCAAGCTCACGTTTGGTTTGACATGATGCGCGAGTTCCACTGGAATCACATCATCCTGATCGTCAGCGATGACCATGAGGGCCGAGCTGCCCAGAAGAGGCTAGAGACTCTGCTCGAGGAGCGTGAGACCAAG GCAGAGAAAGTCCTCCAATTCAGCCAGGAGACTAACTTAACTGCTCTGCTGCTGGAGGCCAAAGAACTGGAGGCACGTGTCATCATCCTGTCAGCCAG CGAAGAGGAAGCCGCCTCAGTATACAAAGCTGCTCGCTTTCTGAACATGACGGGCTCTGGCTACGTTTGGTTGgtgggagagcgagagatgtcCGGTAAAGCACTAAGCGAAGCGCCAGACG GTCTCATTGGCCTGCAGCTGATCAACGGGAAGAATGAGTCGGCACACATCAACGATGCAGTTGCTGTGGTAGCACAGTCCATCCAGGAGCTGTTCGAGAAGGAGAACATCACGGAACCCCCGCGGGGATGTGTGGGCAACACCAACATCTGGAAGACAGGGCCACTCTTCAAAAG GGTGCTGATGTCATCAAAATACCCAGAAGGCCTCACAGGACGTGTGGAGTTTAATGATGATGGAGACCGGAAGTTTGCTCACTACAGTATCCTCAACTACCAGAAAAGCAGACTTATTCAAGTTGGCATTTACAATGGAACACAG GTGGTGTTGAACAAGCAGAGGAAGATCATATGGCccggaggacagacagacacacccaggGGTTTTCAAATGTCAACTCGACTAAAG ATAGTTACTATCCACCAGGAGCCTTTTGTGTATGTAAAACCCACCTCTCTGGAGGGAACATGCGACGAAGAGTATACACCTAATGGAGTCTTAATAAAAAAGGTGATCTGCACTGGGCCGAATGAGACCATCCCAG GACGCCCAATTGTACCTCAGTGTTGCTATGGTTTCTGCGTTGACCTTCTGATTAAGCTGGCAATGACCATGAACTTTACCTATGAGGTGCACCTAGTAGCAGATGGTAAATTTGGAACACAGGAGAGG gtcaacaacagcaacaagaaAGAGTGGAATGGAATGATGGGTGAGCTTCTGGGTGGTCTGGCGGACATGATTGTTGCTCCGCTCACAATAAACAATGAACGAGCCCAGTATATAGAGTTCTCCAAGCCATTTAAATACCAGGGCCTCACCATCCTTGTCAAAAAG GAAATCCCTCGAAGTACGCTGGACTCGTTCATGCAGCCCTTTCAGAGCACACTGTGGCTGTTGGTGGGTCTATCGGTGCATGTGGTGGCGGTGATGCTTTACCTACTAGACCGGTTCAG CCCATTCGGAAGGTTTAAAGTAAAtagtgaagaggaagaagaagatgcCCTTACGTTATCATCAGCCATGTGGTTCTCCTGGGGAGTACTACTGAATTCTGGGATTGGAGAAG GTGCTCCCCGCAGCTTCTCCGCGCGAATCCTGGGCATGGTGTGGGCAGGCTTTGCCATGATCATTGTGGCATCGTACACAGCCAACCTGGCTGCCTTCCTAGTGCTGGATCGGCCTGAGGAGCGCATCACCGGCATCAATGACCCAAGG CTGAGGAACCCGTCGGACAAATTCATCTACGCCACAGTGAAACAGAGCTCGGTGGACATCTACTTTCGGCGGCAGGTGGAGCTTAGCACCATGTACCGCCACATGGAGAAGCACAACTATGAGAGCGCCGCCGAAGCCATCCAGGCTGTGCGGGACAA CAAGCTGCATGCTTTCATCTGGGACTCTGCGGTGCTGGAGTTTGAAGCCTCGCAGAAGTGCGACCTGGTGACCACGGGAGAGCTGTTTTTCCGTTCGGGCTTTGGCATAGGCATGCGCAAGGACAGCCCTTGGAAACAGAATGTGTCCCTGGCAATCCTCAG TTCCCATGAAAATGGCTTCATGGAAGACCTAGATAAAACCTGGGTGAGATACCAGGAGTGTGACTCTCGGAGCAATGCACCAGCCACACTCACCTTTGAGAATATGGCAG GCGTATTCATGTTGGTGGCTGGTGGCATTGCGGCGGGgatcttcctcatcttcatAGAGATCGCTTACAAGCGCCACAAAGACGCCCGCAGGAAGCAGATGCAGCTGGCCTTCACGGCCGTCAATGTGTGGAGGAAGAACCTGCAG GACAAGGAACCTTCTGGAAGTCAAGTTTTGGGGGGAGCTGCAACGCCATCTTTA CCCTCTTCCTCTGTAGAGACACAGGAT gatAGACAAAGTGGTAGAGCAGAGCCCGAGCCCAAAGAGAAAGCCTCTTTTAGGTCCATCAGTACGTCCCTGGCTTCCAGCATCAAGAGACGTAGGGCCTCCAAAGATACG